The genome window GGATCCATCCGCTCCACCTGCGCTCCGGTCGCCTTCCAGAGTTTTTCGATTTTCACGATCGCAGCTGCGCTGCTGTTCGCCGAAGGGGTGATGATAACCCGCCGGTCGCGAAACAAGTCCGGATCCGCGGCGGCCGCGCCGGTAGTTTCCTTGCCGGCAACCGGATGGGCCGCCACCAATGTCATCGGCGGCCTGATCAACAGCTCCAGTTCGCGAACCACCCAGCCCTTTACGCTGCCGACGTCGGTCACGATTGCAGCGGGCGCCAGCTGGGGAAGCATCTTCTCCAAGGTCGCGCGCATGGTGCGGATCGGCACGGCGAGTATCACCACATCGGAGCCGCGCGCGGCTTGCTCCGGATCGCGCGATGCGAGGTCGATCATCCCGCGCGCCTTCGCGATATCCAGGTTCGCTTGGGTTCGACCGAATCCAACCACTCGATTGACCAGCCGCTCGCGTTTCGCGACCAGAGCTAGAGATCCGCCGATGAGGCCGACCCCGGCTATCGTCATCTGCTCGAAGAGTGGCATGTTCTGCTTGCCTTCCCGCCAGCGGGAGCGCGGCTTGGTCATCCAGGCAACGCGCTGCCCCGATCTTTCTGGACGGCGCGAAGTACCAAATTTCCGAGCGCTGCGCCCATCAGCAGCAGCGCCGGCAGCAAGAGGTAATTCATGGTCAGCACGACACCATTGATCCACAGCACCAGGTCGCTGAACACGCTGACGAAAATCAGGAGGATCGTGTAGCCGAGGCGAATCAGCACGCGACTCACCGATGGATCGGACTTTCCCTGCTGGAACGGCACCAGGGCGGTAATCAACCCCCATGCGAATGCCGCGCTCAGCGGAACCAGCAGCAATCCTTGGAACTTGCCGCCGTATCGATTGATCGAGCCTTCGCCATTCCCGTGAGTGGGAATGCTCACCGGCGCCAAGGGCGATTCCACGATCCCGACCGCGAACATCGTCGCGATGATCGTCCAGCCTAACCTGGTGCTTTGCAAGTAGCTCCGCATGCCCTTCACCGATCCGGCGGCGCGGAAAGCACCTCTGCCAGCGCGGCGAT of Candidatus Binataceae bacterium contains these proteins:
- a CDS encoding prephenate dehydrogenase/arogenate dehydrogenase family protein gives rise to the protein MTKPRSRWREGKQNMPLFEQMTIAGVGLIGGSLALVAKRERLVNRVVGFGRTQANLDIAKARGMIDLASRDPEQAARGSDVVILAVPIRTMRATLEKMLPQLAPAAIVTDVGSVKGWVVRELELLIRPPMTLVAAHPVAGKETTGAAAADPDLFRDRRVIITPSANSSAAAIVKIEKLWKATGAQVERMDPDLHDALLARASHLPQIVSSALAAALLDERVGGFTAADFGAGGLRDVTRLAGSSWEMWRDIFVTNRDALRSAMQRFAATFAEFERTINAGDIDTLETLFERGRRMRAKVK
- a CDS encoding DUF1648 domain-containing protein encodes the protein RRAGRGAFRAAGSVKGMRSYLQSTRLGWTIIATMFAVGIVESPLAPVSIPTHGNGEGSINRYGGKFQGLLLVPLSAAFAWGLITALVPFQQGKSDPSVSRVLIRLGYTILLIFVSVFSDLVLWINGVVLTMNYLLLPALLLMGAALGNLVLRAVQKDRGSALPG